One part of the Dunckerocampus dactyliophorus isolate RoL2022-P2 chromosome 11, RoL_Ddac_1.1, whole genome shotgun sequence genome encodes these proteins:
- the afap1l1a gene encoding actin filament-associated protein 1-like 1 isoform X4, translating into MVGLSSTVVEAMEVLVSELNALLKLLDQETLSSSTQEKKTSVWNLLQKIQPSVSGTDYIYMNSAVYRNGTSFVESLFEKFDCELGDLKDVTDDLKRDKDTQTETLKQNCGNSSAVHSVDSPPPLPTTPPPEDYYEEAVPLSPGKMPEYIITRVRPSPPNSIEDGYEDADSNYPTTRINSHRKNSYNDSDALSSSYESYEEDEEERSPGVRLTHQWPSDESSMPPTRDCRICAFLLRKKRFGQWAKQLTVIRENRLQCYKSSKDTCPYVDLLLPQCTVVYAPKDSKRKHHELRFTLPNGDALVLAVQSKEQAHRWLRVVREVKGQCTGAEVSASPVISRKTELDKVSQKRLSAERNTSDSDSVGVSTVENCRENGKVKRGAFAAGRKITRIISFSKKKASRTAYNDPRQGYLSVLVNQEWQEHWCCVCRGFLHFYHDRGDHQTSLPSLPLHGCEVVPGLGPKHPIAFRILRASTTVAALEAANSEELGRWLGVLLAETGSTTDPESLHYDYVDVETIANIRNAARHSFLWATSSDGNTDSRTYDEVPNEDVQSMASCRQQCGNQGKRRSSFSSSDSDKTKPLNSLKRTGSNSNQYGRYGKTRAEEDAKRYLKEKEGLEKERDGIRNTLSILRQEKRELKEQLQTATEKRALLLDKRVSQLEEACRAKEAERVDLELRLSQVKENLKKSLAGGALGTPVEAVPPVKGSRKKTLNIYSEALPVNCASEMRKRPPSVYASSSGTVMQKAKEWESKKRT; encoded by the exons ATGGTTGGACTCTCATCCACTGTTGTGGAGG CCATGGAGGTGTTGGTGAGTGAGCTGAATGCACTCCTAAAGTTGCTGGACCAGGAGACTCTCAGCTCCTCAACCCAGGAGAAGAAGACTTCCGTATGGAACCTCTTACAGAAGATCCAACCATCAG tttcagGAACAGATTACATCTACATGAACTCAGCAGTATACAGGAATGGGACCAGCTTTGTCGAGTCCCTCTTTGAAAAATTTG ACTGTGAGCTTGGAGACCTAAAGGATGTTACGGATGACTTGAAACGAGACAAAGACACGCAAACTGAGACTTTAAAACAG AACTGTGGAAACTCCTCAGCTGTGCATTCAGTAGATTCTCCTCCCCCTCTGCCCACAACACCTCCCCCAGAGGACTATTATGAGGAGGCAGTGCCACTCAGTCCGGGCAAGATGCCCGAATACATCATCACAAGAG ttCGGCCTAGCCCTCCTAATTCCATAGAGGATGGATATGAAGATGCCGACAGCAACTACCCAACTACCCGCATCAACTCCCACCGCAAAAATTCCT ATAACGATTCAGACGCACTGAGCAGCTCCTATGAATCATatgaggaagacgaggaagagagGAGCCCCGGTGTGCGACTCACACATCAGTGGCCCTCGGATGAGAGCTCCATGCCCCCTACTAGAGATTGCCGCATCTGTGCTTTCCTGTTACGCAAGAAACGCTTTGGCCAGTGGGCCAAACAGCTCACTGTCATAAGAGAGAATAGATTACAG TGTTACAAGAGTTCGAAGGACACATGCCCCTACGTGGACCTTCTGCTGCCCCAGTGCACTGTGGTTTATGCTCCGAAAGACAGCAAGAGGAAGCACCATGAACTCCGGTTCACCTTACCCAACGGAGATGCGCTGGTTTTGGCTGTGCAGAGCAAGGAGCAAGCACACAGATGGCTCCGG GTTGTTAGAGAGGTGAAGGGACAATGCACAGGGGCGGAGGTATCCGCATCTCCagtcatttcaagaaaaactgagCTTGACAAGGTGAGTCAAAAG AGATTGTCTGCTGAGAGGAACACTTCAGATTCAGACAGTGTTGGCGTATCAACAGTGGAGAACTGCAGAGAAAACG GTAAGGTAAAGCGTGGGGCTTTTGCTGCAGGCCGAAAGATCACGCGCATCATCAGTTTCTCAAAGAAGAAGGCTTCCCGAACAGCCTACAACGACCCTCGACAAG GTTATCTGTCAGTACTTGTCAACCAAGAGTGGCAAGAGCACTGGTGCTGTGTGTGCAGAGGCTTCCTGCACTTCTACCATGACAGAGGCGACCATCAGACCTCCTTGCCCTCTCTCCCACTGCATGGCTGCGAGGTGGTGCCAGGGCTGGGACCTAAGCATCCTATTGCCTTCCGAATCTTACGGGCCAGCACCACAGTGGCTGCTCTGGAG GCAGCAAACTCTGAGGAGCTTGGGAGATGGCTTGGGGTTCTCTTGGCGGAAACCGGTTCCACAACAGACCCAGAGTCACTGCATTATGATTACGTAGACGTGGAGACCATCGCTAATATACGCAATGCTGCACGGCATTCCTTCCT GTGGGCCACATCCTCCGACGGTAACACAGACTCCAGAACATATGATGAGGTCCCTAATGAGGACGTACAG TCTATGGCGAGCTGCCGGCAACAGTGTGGGAATCAAGGGAAGCGACGctccagtttctccagcagtgATTCTGACAAGACCAAGCCGTTAAACTCCCTCAAAAGAACAGGGTCAA ATTCAAACCAATATGGAAGGTACGGGAAAACACGAGCAGAGGAGGACGCTAAGCGCTACCTGAAAGAAAAGGAGGGGTTGGAAAAAGAGAGGGATGGCATCCGGAATACGCTCTCAATACTCCGACAGGAGAAGCGAGAACTCAAGGAACAGCTGCAAACAGCTACTG AGAAGAGAGCTCTTCTCCTGGACAAGCGTGTGTCCCAGCTCGAGGAAGCTTGCCGAGCCAAAGAGGCAGAGAGAGTGGACTTGGAGCTCCGGCTATCACAAGTCAAAGAAAACCTGAAGAAGAGCCTGGCAGGTGGAGCACTGGGTACGCCGGTGGAGGCAGTCCCACCTGTTAAG GGGTCCAGAAAGAAGACGCTTAACATCTACAGTGAGGCCTTACCTGTAAACTGCGCCTCAGAGATGCGCAAGAGACCTCCATCTGTGTACGCTTCATCTTCAGGAACTGTCATGCAGAAGGCAAAG gaatgGGAATCAAAGAAAAGAACCTGA
- the afap1l1a gene encoding actin filament-associated protein 1-like 1 isoform X2 — protein MFTVCENQGSKKENTRQKQTMEVLVSELNALLKLLDQETLSSSTQEKKTSVWNLLQKIQPSVSGTDYIYMNSAVYRNGTSFVESLFEKFDCELGDLKDVTDDLKRDKDTQTETLKQNCGNSSAVHSVDSPPPLPTTPPPEDYYEEAVPLSPGKMPEYIITRVRPSPPNSIEDGYEDADSNYPTTRINSHRKNSYNDSDALSSSYESYEEDEEERSPGVRLTHQWPSDESSMPPTRDCRICAFLLRKKRFGQWAKQLTVIRENRLQCYKSSKDTCPYVDLLLPQCTVVYAPKDSKRKHHELRFTLPNGDALVLAVQSKEQAHRWLRVVREVKGQCTGAEVSASPVISRKTELDKRLSAERNTSDSDSVGVSTVENCRENGKVKRGAFAAGRKITRIISFSKKKASRTAYNDPRQGYLSVLVNQEWQEHWCCVCRGFLHFYHDRGDHQTSLPSLPLHGCEVVPGLGPKHPIAFRILRASTTVAALEAANSEELGRWLGVLLAETGSTTDPESLHYDYVDVETIANIRNAARHSFLWATSSDGNTDSRTYDEVPNEDVQSMASCRQQCGNQGKRRSSFSSSDSDKTKPLNSLKRTGSNSNQYGRYGKTRAEEDAKRYLKEKEGLEKERDGIRNTLSILRQEKRELKEQLQTATEKRALLLDKRVSQLEEACRAKEAERVDLELRLSQVKENLKKSLAGGALGTPVEAVPPVKGSRKKTLNIYSEALPVNCASEMRKRPPSVYASSSGTVMQKAKEWESKKRT, from the exons ATGTTCACTGTCTGTGAGAATCAAGGgtcaaaaaaggaaaatacaCGGCAAAAGCAAA CCATGGAGGTGTTGGTGAGTGAGCTGAATGCACTCCTAAAGTTGCTGGACCAGGAGACTCTCAGCTCCTCAACCCAGGAGAAGAAGACTTCCGTATGGAACCTCTTACAGAAGATCCAACCATCAG tttcagGAACAGATTACATCTACATGAACTCAGCAGTATACAGGAATGGGACCAGCTTTGTCGAGTCCCTCTTTGAAAAATTTG ACTGTGAGCTTGGAGACCTAAAGGATGTTACGGATGACTTGAAACGAGACAAAGACACGCAAACTGAGACTTTAAAACAG AACTGTGGAAACTCCTCAGCTGTGCATTCAGTAGATTCTCCTCCCCCTCTGCCCACAACACCTCCCCCAGAGGACTATTATGAGGAGGCAGTGCCACTCAGTCCGGGCAAGATGCCCGAATACATCATCACAAGAG ttCGGCCTAGCCCTCCTAATTCCATAGAGGATGGATATGAAGATGCCGACAGCAACTACCCAACTACCCGCATCAACTCCCACCGCAAAAATTCCT ATAACGATTCAGACGCACTGAGCAGCTCCTATGAATCATatgaggaagacgaggaagagagGAGCCCCGGTGTGCGACTCACACATCAGTGGCCCTCGGATGAGAGCTCCATGCCCCCTACTAGAGATTGCCGCATCTGTGCTTTCCTGTTACGCAAGAAACGCTTTGGCCAGTGGGCCAAACAGCTCACTGTCATAAGAGAGAATAGATTACAG TGTTACAAGAGTTCGAAGGACACATGCCCCTACGTGGACCTTCTGCTGCCCCAGTGCACTGTGGTTTATGCTCCGAAAGACAGCAAGAGGAAGCACCATGAACTCCGGTTCACCTTACCCAACGGAGATGCGCTGGTTTTGGCTGTGCAGAGCAAGGAGCAAGCACACAGATGGCTCCGG GTTGTTAGAGAGGTGAAGGGACAATGCACAGGGGCGGAGGTATCCGCATCTCCagtcatttcaagaaaaactgagCTTGACAAG AGATTGTCTGCTGAGAGGAACACTTCAGATTCAGACAGTGTTGGCGTATCAACAGTGGAGAACTGCAGAGAAAACG GTAAGGTAAAGCGTGGGGCTTTTGCTGCAGGCCGAAAGATCACGCGCATCATCAGTTTCTCAAAGAAGAAGGCTTCCCGAACAGCCTACAACGACCCTCGACAAG GTTATCTGTCAGTACTTGTCAACCAAGAGTGGCAAGAGCACTGGTGCTGTGTGTGCAGAGGCTTCCTGCACTTCTACCATGACAGAGGCGACCATCAGACCTCCTTGCCCTCTCTCCCACTGCATGGCTGCGAGGTGGTGCCAGGGCTGGGACCTAAGCATCCTATTGCCTTCCGAATCTTACGGGCCAGCACCACAGTGGCTGCTCTGGAG GCAGCAAACTCTGAGGAGCTTGGGAGATGGCTTGGGGTTCTCTTGGCGGAAACCGGTTCCACAACAGACCCAGAGTCACTGCATTATGATTACGTAGACGTGGAGACCATCGCTAATATACGCAATGCTGCACGGCATTCCTTCCT GTGGGCCACATCCTCCGACGGTAACACAGACTCCAGAACATATGATGAGGTCCCTAATGAGGACGTACAG TCTATGGCGAGCTGCCGGCAACAGTGTGGGAATCAAGGGAAGCGACGctccagtttctccagcagtgATTCTGACAAGACCAAGCCGTTAAACTCCCTCAAAAGAACAGGGTCAA ATTCAAACCAATATGGAAGGTACGGGAAAACACGAGCAGAGGAGGACGCTAAGCGCTACCTGAAAGAAAAGGAGGGGTTGGAAAAAGAGAGGGATGGCATCCGGAATACGCTCTCAATACTCCGACAGGAGAAGCGAGAACTCAAGGAACAGCTGCAAACAGCTACTG AGAAGAGAGCTCTTCTCCTGGACAAGCGTGTGTCCCAGCTCGAGGAAGCTTGCCGAGCCAAAGAGGCAGAGAGAGTGGACTTGGAGCTCCGGCTATCACAAGTCAAAGAAAACCTGAAGAAGAGCCTGGCAGGTGGAGCACTGGGTACGCCGGTGGAGGCAGTCCCACCTGTTAAG GGGTCCAGAAAGAAGACGCTTAACATCTACAGTGAGGCCTTACCTGTAAACTGCGCCTCAGAGATGCGCAAGAGACCTCCATCTGTGTACGCTTCATCTTCAGGAACTGTCATGCAGAAGGCAAAG gaatgGGAATCAAAGAAAAGAACCTGA